The following are encoded together in the Pedobacter sp. D749 genome:
- a CDS encoding Ku protein — MRSIWKGSIGFGLVNIPIKLFSGVQNSNLDLDMLDERDQAKIKFLRVNENTHKEVPYEKIVKGYFLKDRYVILDKHDFEEAAPEKTKIIELENFVDIKDINPIYYETSYYTEPEKQGKKAYGLLLKALEKSGKAGVARFVLRNTENLCVIHPMEHVIVITKIRFEQEIRSLSEINKVDDITITKKEMDVGLALIKQYSSKFDLSTFKDDYSNELLKIIKAKAKGKRATVKKMKPQKASSDDLYDQLMQSLGTKKGA, encoded by the coding sequence ATGAGATCAATATGGAAAGGTTCGATTGGGTTTGGTTTGGTAAATATCCCGATTAAGTTGTTTTCAGGAGTCCAGAATAGTAATCTTGATTTAGATATGCTCGATGAACGTGATCAGGCAAAGATTAAATTTCTAAGAGTGAATGAAAATACACATAAAGAGGTACCTTATGAGAAAATAGTTAAAGGCTATTTTTTGAAAGACAGGTACGTTATTTTAGATAAGCACGATTTTGAAGAGGCTGCACCTGAAAAAACTAAAATTATTGAACTGGAGAATTTTGTTGATATAAAGGATATTAATCCTATTTATTATGAAACTTCTTATTATACCGAGCCTGAAAAACAAGGCAAAAAAGCTTATGGACTATTACTAAAGGCCTTAGAGAAATCGGGAAAAGCTGGTGTTGCCAGGTTCGTATTAAGGAACACAGAAAACCTTTGTGTAATCCATCCTATGGAACATGTAATTGTTATTACAAAAATCAGATTTGAACAGGAAATCAGGAGCCTTTCGGAAATTAATAAGGTTGATGATATTACCATCACCAAAAAAGAAATGGATGTAGGACTGGCCTTGATTAAACAATACAGCTCAAAATTCGACCTCAGTACATTTAAAGATGATTACAGTAATGAATTATTGAAAATCATTAAAGCAAAAGCTAAAGGAAAACGAGCAACCGTTAAAAAGATGAAACCGCAAAAAGCTTCGAGCGATGATCTATATGATCAATTGATGCAGAGTTTGGGTACTAAGAAAGGAGCGTAG
- a CDS encoding metallophosphoesterase, which produces MRRLLQRLLSAWIIRMSNRFGSRPNRKRIHEALNKLYKNINTAPGKRGLIFEIADTDKFIILSDQHKGARDYADDFTLAEKNYLKALEFYNQQDFHYINLGDSEELWENLLESVIKHNQATFEAEKAFISKNHFTKIFGNHDLYWDNDPLAGFNLNRIYGTKIRIYEGAILRMQVGESKLDIFLTHGHQGDLQSDGNWFSKWFVSTIWAPLQSYLQINPNTPAYDNQLKTVHNTLMYNWIMTKKNMALITGHTHQPVFASLTHLERIYVKLNKAKKEKNAVDLAFLNTELHKRIKEGDEAPSFGKYKPGYFNSGCCCFSDGDITGIEIENGLIRLIKWSYHRNAIPERILLEEMKLSELSDSNLFNG; this is translated from the coding sequence ATGCGACGACTCTTACAACGTTTACTCAGTGCCTGGATTATCCGCATGTCGAATCGATTTGGTTCAAGGCCTAACCGTAAACGTATCCATGAAGCTTTAAATAAACTTTACAAAAACATCAATACAGCACCAGGGAAACGGGGGCTTATTTTCGAAATTGCTGATACTGATAAATTTATCATTTTATCAGATCAGCATAAGGGTGCCCGTGATTATGCCGATGATTTCACTTTAGCAGAAAAGAATTACCTGAAAGCACTCGAATTTTATAATCAACAAGATTTCCATTATATCAATCTGGGCGATAGCGAGGAGCTTTGGGAGAATTTGCTGGAATCTGTGATTAAACACAATCAGGCTACTTTCGAAGCAGAAAAAGCCTTTATTTCAAAAAACCATTTCACTAAGATATTTGGCAACCATGATTTATATTGGGATAATGATCCTTTAGCCGGGTTTAACCTCAATAGAATTTATGGAACTAAAATCCGCATTTACGAAGGGGCTATATTAAGGATGCAGGTGGGAGAAAGTAAACTTGATATTTTTTTGACTCATGGACATCAGGGCGATTTACAGAGTGACGGAAACTGGTTTAGCAAATGGTTTGTGAGTACCATTTGGGCACCACTACAGTCGTACCTTCAAATTAATCCCAATACGCCTGCCTACGATAATCAGCTTAAAACAGTGCATAATACATTGATGTACAACTGGATAATGACAAAAAAGAACATGGCTTTAATTACCGGACATACGCATCAGCCGGTTTTTGCATCTTTAACCCATCTGGAACGGATTTATGTGAAATTAAACAAAGCGAAAAAGGAAAAGAATGCTGTTGATCTTGCTTTTTTAAACACAGAGCTTCATAAACGGATAAAAGAAGGGGATGAAGCACCAAGCTTCGGTAAATACAAACCAGGTTACTTTAATAGCGGATGTTGCTGTTTTAGTGATGGCGATATAACGGGTATTGAAATTGAAAACGGCCTTATAAGATTAATAAAATGGTCATACCATAGAAATGCCATTCCTGAAAGAATTTTGCTCGAAGAAATGAAACTCAGCGAATTATCAGATTCAAACCTATTTAATGGGTAA
- a CDS encoding STAS/SEC14 domain-containing protein, with the protein MLTEITGLPDHIFGVRATGEVTSDDVKSVLLTGLQRTAKRFKEIRYLLVLETDVKNFTAGAWVEDVKAGLQNFAKWKKIAVVSAEKGVEWFTDVFTVVTPGKSKGFKPEEIEEAKAWLNTED; encoded by the coding sequence ATGCTAACTGAAATAACAGGACTACCAGATCATATTTTTGGCGTAAGAGCTACCGGAGAAGTGACGAGCGATGATGTGAAGAGTGTTTTATTAACCGGCTTGCAAAGAACCGCTAAGCGATTTAAGGAAATCAGGTATTTGCTTGTGTTAGAAACTGATGTGAAAAATTTCACGGCTGGGGCATGGGTAGAAGATGTTAAAGCTGGTCTGCAAAATTTTGCCAAATGGAAAAAAATTGCTGTAGTAAGTGCGGAAAAGGGAGTGGAGTGGTTTACTGATGTTTTTACAGTAGTTACGCCAGGCAAGTCTAAAGGTTTTAAACCAGAAGAAATAGAAGAAGCAAAAGCCTGGCTCAACACCGAAGATTAA
- a CDS encoding glutamate synthase subunit beta has translation MGKVTGFQEYDRVAPTREAAATRVKHYGEFLNELPSKELNNQAARCMDCGVPFCQSGCPLGNVIPEFNDAVYQGKWELAANILLSTNNFPEFTGRICPAPCESACVLGINRPPVSIEEIEKHIIEIAFEKGFIKAKAPLIRTGKKVAVIGSGPAGLAAAAQLNKVGHEVTVFERDDAPGGLLRYGIPDFKLQKNVVDRRIDLMKEEGIIFKCNANVGENVEIGTLLRDFNAIVLAGGSTIPRDLPIDGRSAKGVHFAMDFLKQQNKRVASRAVEAEDIMATGKNVIVIGGGDTGSDCIGTSNRHGAKSVTQFEIMPMPPQARNEHMPWPNYPMLLKNTSSHEEGAQRAWSVNTKNFIADEEGNLKALKVVDVEWEIDANGRPVTFKEVAGTERDLPCELVLLAMGFLHPQKEGLIEKLGVELDNRGNVKASEHTYQTNIGKIFAAGDVRRGQSLVVWAISEGREAARKVDEYLMGTTKLASKDAVAYA, from the coding sequence ATGGGAAAAGTAACAGGATTTCAGGAATACGATAGAGTTGCACCCACCAGAGAAGCGGCTGCAACACGTGTAAAACACTATGGGGAATTTTTAAATGAATTACCCTCAAAAGAATTAAACAATCAGGCTGCCCGTTGTATGGATTGCGGCGTACCTTTCTGCCAGTCAGGCTGCCCATTGGGTAACGTGATACCAGAATTTAACGACGCAGTTTATCAGGGTAAATGGGAATTAGCTGCCAATATTTTATTAAGTACCAATAATTTCCCTGAATTTACAGGCAGAATTTGCCCCGCACCATGCGAATCTGCATGTGTATTAGGCATCAACCGTCCACCGGTTTCTATTGAGGAAATTGAAAAACATATCATTGAAATTGCTTTCGAAAAAGGATTTATCAAAGCAAAAGCACCATTAATCAGAACTGGTAAAAAAGTGGCTGTAATTGGTTCAGGTCCGGCGGGCTTAGCTGCTGCTGCTCAGTTAAATAAAGTTGGACATGAAGTTACCGTCTTCGAACGTGATGATGCTCCGGGTGGTTTATTGAGGTACGGTATCCCTGATTTTAAACTACAAAAAAATGTAGTAGATCGCCGTATCGATTTAATGAAAGAAGAAGGCATCATTTTTAAATGTAATGCCAATGTAGGTGAGAATGTTGAAATAGGTACTCTATTACGCGATTTCAACGCCATTGTATTGGCTGGCGGTTCAACTATTCCACGCGATTTACCTATTGATGGCCGTTCTGCTAAAGGGGTTCATTTTGCAATGGATTTCCTGAAACAACAAAATAAACGTGTAGCGAGCAGAGCTGTTGAAGCGGAAGATATTATGGCTACAGGTAAAAATGTAATCGTAATTGGTGGTGGCGATACGGGATCTGATTGTATTGGTACTTCTAACCGTCATGGTGCAAAATCCGTGACACAATTCGAGATTATGCCGATGCCACCACAGGCACGTAATGAGCATATGCCCTGGCCAAATTACCCGATGTTGCTAAAAAATACTTCTTCTCATGAGGAGGGTGCACAAAGGGCCTGGTCGGTAAATACCAAAAACTTTATTGCTGATGAAGAAGGAAACCTTAAGGCATTAAAAGTAGTTGATGTGGAGTGGGAAATTGATGCGAACGGACGTCCGGTTACCTTTAAAGAAGTGGCTGGTACCGAAAGAGATCTTCCATGCGAGTTGGTACTTTTAGCAATGGGTTTCTTACATCCTCAAAAAGAAGGTTTAATTGAGAAATTAGGTGTGGAGTTAGATAACCGCGGAAACGTAAAAGCATCTGAACACACTTACCAAACCAATATCGGAAAGATTTTTGCCGCAGGTGATGTTCGCCGCGGACAATCATTAGTGGTTTGGGCCATTTCAGAAGGTAGAGAAGCTGCCCGTAAGGTAGACGAATACTTAATGGGAACAACTAAACTGGCATCTAAAGATGCAGTTGCATACGCTTAG
- a CDS encoding glycosyltransferase family 4 protein: MKIAYISTYPPRECGLATFNQNLVNALSLNPAYNPQKSFVVALNESDDVNEHDYPNEVKFVIRQQNQKDYIDAADFINNSDVDSCIIEHEFGIYGGNSGVFLLSLINRLKKPFITILHTVLKEPNFMQQTIIKEIAVKSSKIVVMSKKAVLFLTSIYQIPKASIKLIEHGVPDLEPIPNNEIAQSELFKNRKVLFTFGLISRNKGLETVIKALPSIVAQHPDVLYVILGNTHPGVVKHNGEEYRDSLKALAKDLGVENNIAFVNKFVSEEELHQYLTACYLYITPYLNEAQITSGTLSYAVGAGAAVVSTPYWHAQELLADNRGKLFDFKNDVQLATIVNELLSDQDKYQKLKQNAYEYGLKLRWPAIGSVYLNVLTQALTAGKKPERVTPPIIDIESMPVLNLNHISLLTDDTGIIQHARFGIPNLKEGYCIDDNARALIMALMAIGQDKNPKALKLMPVYLSFIQYMQTDDGNFRNFLSFNRNYLDEIGSEDSFGRTIWSLGYLVCSAPNNSYREFGRELFSHSIPHFRELKYLRGKANTIIGLSYYLCAHPGDELITKEINLLANSLMVSYNDNKDGDWHWFEDILTYDNAILPLALLHHYEVTGNTASYKIAMESIEFLNSFSFENGYLNPVGNAGWMKKHGKNPIYDQQAIETMAMVLLYAKTFEVTKDDQYLSLMHISYEWFLGKNSLHIPLYDFETHGCADGLQFNSVNRNQGAESTLAYFISHLAILKAAEAEYETLSSPLVEADKCS, encoded by the coding sequence ATGAAAATCGCCTATATTTCAACCTATCCTCCGCGCGAATGTGGTTTAGCAACATTTAATCAGAATTTGGTTAACGCATTAAGTTTAAATCCTGCTTACAATCCGCAAAAAAGTTTTGTTGTTGCCTTAAATGAATCGGATGATGTTAATGAACACGATTACCCAAACGAAGTAAAATTTGTCATCCGTCAACAAAATCAAAAAGATTATATTGATGCTGCAGATTTTATCAATAACAGTGATGTAGATAGCTGTATCATTGAACATGAATTTGGTATATATGGTGGCAACAGCGGTGTATTTTTATTGTCTTTAATTAACAGATTAAAAAAACCATTCATTACCATTTTGCATACGGTTTTAAAAGAACCTAATTTTATGCAGCAGACCATTATTAAAGAGATTGCGGTTAAATCGTCTAAAATAGTGGTAATGAGCAAAAAAGCAGTCTTATTTTTAACCAGTATTTATCAAATCCCTAAGGCTTCTATCAAATTAATAGAGCATGGAGTTCCAGATCTGGAACCTATACCAAATAATGAAATTGCACAAAGTGAACTTTTTAAAAATCGAAAAGTGCTTTTTACTTTTGGTTTAATTAGCAGGAATAAAGGTTTAGAAACGGTGATTAAAGCTTTACCCAGCATTGTAGCGCAACATCCTGATGTTTTATATGTGATTTTGGGCAATACCCATCCTGGCGTGGTAAAACATAATGGTGAAGAATATCGCGATAGTTTAAAAGCATTGGCGAAAGATTTAGGAGTTGAAAACAATATTGCTTTCGTCAATAAATTTGTATCTGAAGAAGAATTGCATCAATATTTAACAGCCTGTTATTTATATATTACGCCTTATTTAAATGAAGCCCAAATTACCAGCGGTACCTTATCTTATGCGGTAGGCGCTGGTGCGGCAGTAGTTTCTACCCCATATTGGCATGCGCAGGAACTTTTAGCCGATAACAGAGGGAAATTATTTGATTTTAAGAATGATGTACAATTGGCAACCATTGTAAACGAACTTTTAAGTGATCAAGATAAATATCAGAAACTGAAGCAAAATGCTTACGAATATGGATTGAAACTGCGCTGGCCTGCAATTGGGAGTGTTTATCTTAACGTCTTAACCCAGGCTTTGACCGCAGGAAAAAAACCAGAAAGAGTTACTCCTCCTATTATTGATATTGAAAGTATGCCAGTGCTCAATTTAAACCATATTTCACTGTTAACAGATGATACAGGAATAATTCAGCATGCCCGTTTTGGTATTCCAAATTTGAAAGAAGGCTATTGTATTGACGACAATGCCAGAGCTTTGATTATGGCGTTAATGGCTATCGGGCAGGATAAAAATCCTAAAGCTTTAAAATTGATGCCCGTTTATCTTAGTTTCATTCAATATATGCAAACGGATGATGGAAATTTCAGGAATTTCTTGAGTTTTAACCGCAATTATCTGGATGAAATAGGCTCTGAAGATTCTTTTGGCCGGACCATTTGGTCATTGGGCTACTTAGTTTGCAGTGCACCCAACAATTCTTACCGTGAATTCGGCAGAGAATTATTTTCGCACTCTATTCCACATTTCAGGGAATTAAAATACCTCCGTGGAAAAGCAAATACCATTATTGGTTTATCCTATTACCTGTGTGCTCATCCTGGTGATGAGTTAATTACAAAAGAAATCAATTTGCTGGCCAATTCATTAATGGTATCATATAATGACAATAAAGATGGCGATTGGCATTGGTTTGAAGATATTCTTACTTATGATAATGCAATACTTCCTTTGGCATTGCTTCATCATTATGAAGTTACCGGGAATACTGCATCGTATAAAATTGCCATGGAAAGTATTGAATTTTTAAATAGTTTTTCTTTCGAAAATGGATATTTAAATCCTGTCGGCAATGCCGGATGGATGAAAAAACATGGTAAAAATCCAATTTACGATCAACAGGCTATAGAAACAATGGCAATGGTTTTACTCTACGCTAAAACCTTTGAGGTGACTAAAGATGATCAATATTTAAGTTTAATGCATATCAGCTATGAGTGGTTTTTAGGAAAAAATAGCTTACATATTCCTTTGTACGATTTTGAAACACATGGTTGTGCAGATGGCTTACAATTTAACAGTGTCAATAGAAATCAAGGTGCGGAAAGTACATTGGCCTATTTTATTTCACATTTGGCTATTCTTAAAGCAGCAGAAGCAGAATATGAAACCTTGTCTTCCCCCTTAGTGGAGGCAGATAAATGTAGCTAG
- a CDS encoding alpha/beta hydrolase, translated as MEINFLKSFTLACGLAVLLSACTGGTKNTTVTDSTTTDSTLAAALKPAGPAPEWGKTIKPEMQVVIEKLSSYGDKPLETLSAADARKNHTPTDAVMDLVKQNNIAVPAPKVDTMGKDIDVTGGKIHLRIYTPKEGNGPYPLIVYYHGGGFAIANLDVYNASAQALAEQVGAIVVSVAYRLAPENKFPTAHNDAFTAYEWAVKNAVDLKADPAKIAVVGESAGGNLAANVSIMARDKHIMLPVHEVLIYPIAQADMNTESYKMYQNAKPLNKAMMGWFNEQYLNTMIEAQDPKISLVNANLKGLPPTTIITAEIDPLHDDGIMLANKLKAAGVKVNTRNYEGVTHEFFGMALLVPEAKAVQAYAADQLKAAFK; from the coding sequence ATGGAGATAAATTTCTTAAAATCTTTTACGCTTGCTTGTGGGCTGGCTGTTTTACTTTCTGCCTGTACGGGTGGAACAAAAAATACAACCGTTACAGATTCGACTACAACTGATTCAACACTGGCTGCAGCATTAAAACCTGCTGGCCCTGCCCCTGAATGGGGAAAAACAATAAAGCCGGAAATGCAGGTGGTTATAGAAAAACTAAGTAGTTATGGAGATAAACCTTTAGAAACTTTAAGCGCTGCTGATGCGCGCAAAAACCATACACCAACGGATGCCGTAATGGATTTAGTAAAACAGAATAACATTGCGGTGCCGGCGCCTAAGGTAGATACCATGGGTAAAGATATTGATGTTACTGGCGGCAAAATCCATTTGCGTATTTACACCCCAAAGGAAGGAAACGGACCATATCCACTCATTGTTTATTATCACGGTGGTGGTTTCGCTATCGCCAATTTAGATGTTTATAACGCATCTGCACAGGCTTTGGCAGAGCAGGTTGGTGCAATTGTAGTTTCTGTGGCTTATCGCTTAGCCCCCGAAAATAAATTTCCTACCGCGCATAACGATGCTTTTACCGCTTATGAATGGGCTGTGAAAAACGCAGTAGACTTAAAAGCCGATCCGGCAAAAATTGCAGTTGTTGGCGAAAGTGCAGGTGGTAATTTAGCGGCAAACGTATCTATTATGGCCAGAGACAAACATATTATGCTTCCTGTTCACGAAGTTTTGATCTATCCTATTGCTCAGGCGGATATGAATACTGAATCTTATAAAATGTATCAAAATGCAAAACCGCTAAACAAAGCAATGATGGGCTGGTTTAATGAACAATACCTAAACACGATGATTGAAGCGCAAGATCCTAAAATTTCATTGGTTAATGCCAATTTAAAAGGCCTTCCACCAACAACTATTATCACGGCTGAAATAGATCCCTTACACGATGATGGCATCATGTTAGCCAATAAACTAAAAGCTGCTGGAGTTAAGGTGAATACAAGGAATTACGAGGGCGTTACGCATGAGTTCTTTGGTATGGCTTTGCTTGTACCCGAAGCAAAAGCGGTACAGGCTTATGCCGCTGATCAGTTAAAAGCTGCTTTTAAATAA
- a CDS encoding glycoside hydrolase family 130 protein: protein MRLYIERKPVKVNPDTKRVIARFFFNGEERALEVIRKVLEFSDEKVFSLISPILQEYSKRHRNITKILTRHCKKLKKQFAALGTEFEDIDEYTRLLIGAYFTHEYSIESAAFFNPSIVDDPDQTDLVEGEKRVIISFRAVGEGHISSIVFRRALIDKNNNIQVLPVGNYVDEAEVVKNAIYVKKLFLKKAAYAQIDPSVLEEIESKLDDKFEYTSLSNIIKDSKSLHKDNPSRLIEYDKVLWLSDTYHTITFSKDTDISDRVIFPISEFERKGIEDARFVKFIKDDGKVLYYATYTAFDGSLIIPKLVQTEDFYEFKVIPLYGDGAQNKNLALFPRKIKGKYVMMSRIDGWNNYLMFSDKVNVWENPILLKQPRYDWELVQIGNCGSPIETEKGWIVITHGVGPMRRYCIGVSLLDLEDPSIEIGHLKEPLIIPNNDEREGYVPNVVYSCGSIISNGELIIPYGLSDYSSSFATVNLELLLNKLLENNDK, encoded by the coding sequence ATGAGATTATACATAGAACGTAAACCTGTTAAGGTTAACCCAGATACTAAAAGAGTTATTGCACGTTTTTTTTTTAATGGAGAGGAGAGAGCATTAGAGGTAATCAGGAAGGTTTTAGAGTTTTCAGATGAAAAAGTATTTTCGCTGATATCGCCCATATTACAGGAATATTCTAAAAGACACCGGAATATTACCAAAATCCTGACCCGGCACTGTAAAAAGCTAAAAAAACAATTTGCAGCATTAGGCACCGAATTTGAAGATATTGATGAATACACCAGATTGCTGATTGGTGCTTACTTTACGCACGAATATTCAATAGAATCGGCTGCTTTTTTTAATCCCAGCATTGTTGATGATCCTGATCAAACCGATTTAGTGGAAGGTGAAAAGAGAGTAATCATCAGCTTTAGGGCCGTAGGTGAGGGGCATATTTCTTCGATTGTTTTCAGGCGTGCATTAATTGATAAAAACAATAATATCCAGGTTTTGCCAGTTGGGAATTATGTTGATGAAGCCGAGGTAGTAAAAAATGCAATTTATGTTAAAAAACTATTCCTGAAAAAAGCAGCTTATGCGCAGATTGATCCTTCTGTATTAGAAGAAATTGAATCAAAACTGGATGACAAATTTGAATATACCAGTTTGAGCAATATCATCAAAGATTCTAAAAGCTTACACAAAGATAATCCTTCCCGTTTAATCGAATACGATAAAGTGCTTTGGTTATCAGATACTTATCACACGATCACTTTCTCTAAAGATACCGACATATCTGATCGTGTAATTTTTCCTATTTCAGAATTTGAACGTAAAGGGATTGAAGATGCACGTTTCGTGAAATTTATTAAAGACGATGGAAAAGTACTTTATTATGCCACATATACAGCATTTGACGGCTCTTTGATTATCCCTAAACTTGTTCAAACTGAAGATTTTTATGAATTTAAGGTGATTCCACTTTATGGCGATGGCGCACAGAACAAAAACCTGGCCTTATTTCCAAGAAAAATTAAGGGAAAATACGTAATGATGAGCCGGATAGATGGCTGGAATAATTACCTGATGTTTTCGGATAAAGTTAATGTTTGGGAAAACCCAATCCTGTTAAAACAGCCCCGTTACGATTGGGAGCTGGTACAGATCGGCAATTGTGGTTCTCCGATAGAAACAGAAAAAGGATGGATTGTAATTACGCATGGAGTGGGTCCAATGCGCAGGTACTGCATTGGCGTAAGTTTATTGGATCTTGAAGACCCAAGTATAGAAATAGGTCATTTAAAAGAACCATTGATTATTCCCAATAATGATGAACGTGAAGGTTACGTGCCTAACGTGGTATATTCCTGCGGATCGATTATCAGCAACGGTGAACTGATTATTCCTTACGGATTGTCTGATTATAGTTCTTCTTTTGCAACGGTAAATTTAGAGCTGCTGTTGAATAAATTGTTGGAGAATAATGATAAATAA
- a CDS encoding DUF763 domain-containing protein, with product MKRSGSADLPLHYGHVPPWLAQRMATLGLAITEAILLEYGKAEVIRRLSSPFWFQSLGAVMGMDWHSSGITTSVMGALKKSINPLSKELGIYICGGKGKHSRETPNELLKIADKTGLNGTELVRASKLSAKVDNTAIQDGFQLYLHSFILSSEGDWAVVQQGMSDSSSTARRYHWHSENLKSFVEEPHTGICGINQGKILNLTANDADQARQSMMSMTAESPTRMLSEIQKLVMPNHHEVKSKDVDLKRLGSILWLAQEKQPSDFEELLLLEGMGPRTLQSMALVSEVIYGTPSRFTDPARYSFAHGGKDGHPFPVPVNVYDETINVLQKAIEKAKIGNTDKQQAIKSLHQIARNAEKDFIPNMDFEKVIQKERAKSWKYGGRTIFGKEKPPNNEQLKLF from the coding sequence TTGAAAAGATCAGGAAGCGCAGATTTACCCTTACATTATGGCCATGTGCCGCCATGGTTGGCTCAGCGTATGGCTACACTTGGTTTAGCAATAACAGAAGCTATATTACTGGAATATGGTAAAGCAGAAGTAATACGCCGTTTAAGCAGTCCCTTTTGGTTTCAGAGTTTAGGTGCGGTAATGGGGATGGATTGGCATTCTTCCGGAATTACTACATCAGTAATGGGTGCTTTGAAGAAATCTATTAATCCCTTATCAAAAGAATTGGGCATTTACATTTGTGGAGGCAAAGGAAAACACAGCAGAGAAACGCCAAATGAACTTTTAAAAATTGCTGATAAAACGGGGTTAAATGGAACCGAATTGGTTCGGGCAAGTAAACTTAGTGCAAAAGTAGACAATACTGCCATTCAGGATGGTTTTCAATTGTACCTTCATAGTTTTATTTTAAGCAGCGAAGGCGATTGGGCAGTGGTACAACAAGGCATGAGCGATAGCAGCTCAACTGCAAGAAGATACCACTGGCATTCTGAAAATTTAAAATCTTTTGTAGAAGAACCACATACAGGCATTTGTGGTATTAATCAAGGCAAGATCCTGAACCTAACGGCTAATGATGCTGATCAGGCAAGGCAGAGTATGATGAGTATGACGGCTGAATCGCCAACACGGATGCTCAGTGAAATACAAAAGCTGGTAATGCCCAATCATCATGAGGTAAAATCGAAAGATGTAGATTTAAAACGTTTGGGAAGTATTTTGTGGCTGGCCCAGGAAAAGCAACCCAGCGATTTTGAAGAATTATTATTACTCGAAGGCATGGGGCCAAGAACCTTACAATCTATGGCTTTAGTGAGTGAGGTAATTTATGGTACGCCCTCACGGTTTACCGATCCCGCCCGTTATTCTTTTGCGCATGGAGGCAAAGATGGGCATCCCTTCCCTGTTCCGGTAAACGTTTATGATGAAACGATAAATGTTTTACAAAAAGCAATTGAAAAAGCGAAGATTGGAAACACCGATAAACAACAAGCCATTAAATCATTGCATCAAATTGCGCGTAATGCAGAAAAAGACTTTATTCCGAATATGGATTTTGAAAAGGTAATTCAAAAAGAACGTGCTAAAAGCTGGAAATATGGCGGTAGAACAATTTTTGGGAAAGAAAAACCACCAAACAATGAACAGTTGAAGTTGTTTTAA
- a CDS encoding sensor histidine kinase KdpD produces MIPSDETLRLEKLKYYEIFGTPAESAFDQIAQLAAEIFDVPNAGIGFGTEEEIFMKAQMGSAIGLPLKNDTFTFFASAPLMSPEGYPLGLIYVADSKFKTAEAQQLKMLSNLADMVMEKLESRIAVRKALRAYDDRLHVLVHDLKNPMTTISLQSELLGRIPGIDEKAALIAGKINAQSKRMIDNLNGILSAARKEGNSFKPKKDKVDLKAILEQVKLALNLSLKLKNQSVLIDIKEPVEIFADPDKLATIFSELLNNAIKFSPVGKEIYITHEIADNAVTIAIKDNGVGLTEEDLEKVFMKFARLSPVSTNQENTYGLGLITANALVDIHKGKLWVESDGKDLGTTFYVTLPIK; encoded by the coding sequence ATGATTCCATCAGACGAAACCTTACGTTTAGAAAAATTAAAATACTACGAAATTTTTGGCACACCTGCAGAAAGTGCTTTTGATCAGATCGCACAATTGGCTGCTGAAATATTTGATGTTCCGAATGCAGGTATCGGTTTCGGAACAGAGGAGGAAATTTTTATGAAAGCTCAGATGGGATCAGCCATCGGCTTACCTTTAAAAAATGATACATTTACTTTTTTTGCCTCTGCTCCCCTCATGTCGCCGGAAGGTTATCCTCTTGGCCTGATTTACGTTGCCGATAGTAAATTTAAAACAGCCGAAGCGCAGCAGCTAAAAATGCTGAGTAATTTAGCGGATATGGTGATGGAAAAACTGGAGTCCAGAATTGCAGTTAGAAAAGCTTTAAGAGCCTACGATGATCGTTTACATGTGCTTGTTCATGATCTTAAAAATCCGATGACGACCATTTCACTTCAATCTGAATTGCTTGGACGCATACCGGGTATTGATGAAAAAGCTGCATTAATTGCTGGTAAGATTAATGCACAATCGAAAAGGATGATTGATAATTTGAACGGTATTTTAAGCGCTGCCCGGAAAGAAGGTAACTCATTTAAGCCTAAGAAAGATAAAGTAGATTTAAAAGCAATATTAGAACAGGTAAAGCTTGCACTCAATTTATCCCTTAAGCTTAAAAATCAATCCGTTTTAATTGATATTAAGGAACCCGTTGAAATTTTTGCCGATCCTGATAAATTAGCAACGATTTTTAGTGAATTACTTAACAATGCCATCAAGTTTTCACCAGTAGGAAAAGAGATTTACATCACCCATGAAATAGCTGATAATGCGGTAACGATTGCGATAAAAGACAATGGCGTGGGCCTTACTGAAGAAGACCTGGAAAAAGTTTTTATGAAATTCGCCCGGTTGAGTCCGGTAAGCACCAATCAGGAAAACACTTATGGATTAGGGCTGATTACCGCAAATGCATTAGTGGATATCCATAAAGGAAAGTTATGGGTAGAAAGCGATGGAAAAGACCTGGGCACAACTTTTTACGTTACCTTACCCATTAAATAG